From the Deinococcus apachensis DSM 19763 genome, the window GCGGGAAAGTCCAGGCTGATCGCCGAGGTCGTCGCGTAGCCGCCGATCCCCGGCCACGAGAAGATCGTCTCCGTCAGCACCGCACCGGTCAGCAGGCTGCCGAACAGGCCGCCCAGCACCGTGAGCACGGGGAGCGCGGCGTTTCTCAGGGCGTGGCGCCAGATCACCCGGCCGGGCCTCAGCCCCTTGGCGCGGGCGGTGCGGATGTAGTCCTGCGAGAGCACCTCCAGCAGCGCGCTGCGGGTCATGCGGGTCAGGAGCGCCGCGGAGAAGGCCCCCAGCACCAGCCCCGGCAGGATCAGGTGCCGCAGCGCGTCGACCAGCGCCTCACGGTCCCCGGCGAGCAGGGCGTCCACCGTGACCAGGCCCGTGTGGACTGGCGGGGCCAGGGTGTAGGCGTCCAGCCGCCCGGGGCCCGGCAACCAGCCCAGGCGTTCGTGGAAGAGGTTCAGCGCCAGGATTGCCAGCCAGTAGACCGGCGTGGCGCCTCCCAGCAGGGCGAACAACCGGGCGAGCAGGTCCGGCAGGCGCCCGTGGTACAGCGCCGCCACGATGCCCAGCGGCAGGCCGATCACGAGCGCGAACAGCACCGCGCCCAGCGTCAGCTCCAGGGTGGCGGGGAAGAACTGGCGCAGGTCGGCGGTGATGCTGTTCTGGGTCCGCAGCGAGGTGCCCAGGTCGCCGCGCAGCAGCCCCGACAGGTACAGGCCGTACTGGACGGCCAGCGGGCGATCGAGCCCGTTGCGTTCGCGAAAGGCCTGAAGCTGCTCCTCCCGGGCGTTGTTGCCCAGCGCCGCCGCCGCGGGGTCAGCCGGCAGGGCGTGCGAGATCAGGAAGGCGGCCAGTGTCACGCCCCACAGCACGAAGACCATCAGCGCGAGCCGGCGCAGGATGTAGATGAGCAAAGAAAAACCTCCCCCGGGACGGGGCGGGTGAATGAGAGGGCGCCCGGCCGCAGGAGGGCCGGGCGCTCCTGGCGCTACTTCTTGCTGACCTTCTCGAACTGCACGTCGCCGTTCGCGTTGCGGTTGAAGCCCATCACGTTCGTGCTCAGGACGACCGGCTTGTACGGCTGGTAGAGGATCGCGTAGGGCCCCTCCTTCACCATCAGCTCGGTGAGTTGCTTGTAGAGGGCCGCGCGCTTGGTCTGGTTCGTCTCGACGGCGGCAGCCTGCGCGAGCTTGCTGGCCTGGGGATTGTTCCAGCTGTTGCGCCAGGCGAGCGACTTCGCGTTGTAGTCGGACAGCGGCGTGCCGTTGCCGTCGGGGTCGGGGTAGTCCGGGCTCCAGCCCACCTGGATCAGCGGGGCTTTCTGGGCGCGGTAGGCGGTGAGCAACTCGGCATTCACGAGCTGGCGGATGTTGGCCTTGATCCCCACCTTGGCGAGGTCCGACTGGATCTTGGCGGCGAGGTCCTGGCAGGGCACGCCGCCCGAGCACGCCCCGGTGCTCACCAGGAAGTCCACCGTGAAGCCGTTCGGCTTGCCCGCCGCCTTGAGGAGCGCCCGCGCCTTCGCCGGGTCGTAGGGGTAGGGCGTCGCCGGGTTCGAGCCAGCCAACCCGATGGGAATGATGGTCTGGGTCTTGCGCCCCAGGCCCTGGAGCAGGTTCTTGATGATCCCGTCCTGGTCGATGGCGTAGCGCACCGCCTCCCGCACCCGGGGGTCCTCGAAGGGCGAGCCCTTGGCCGAATTCATGCCCAGGTACGCGAGCTGGAAGGTGCCGCTCTTGAGGGTCTTCAGCTTGGGGTTATTCTGCGCGGCCTTGAAGGCGTCCGGCGTGTAGTCCCAGGCGACGTCAATCTCGCCCGAGTTCAGCGCCGATTGCTGCGCCGACGATTCGAGCATGTAGCGCAGGATCACCCGCTGGATGCTGGCCGAGCGCCGGAACGCCTGAGGGTTGGCGTCGAGCGCCACCTGCGCGCTGCGGTCCCAGCGGTTGAGGGTGAAGGGCCCCGACCCCGCCGAGTGGTCCTTGAGCCAGCCGCTGCCGTAGTCCCCGTTCTGCTCGTGCGCCTTCGCTTCCGCCGAG encodes:
- a CDS encoding ABC transporter permease, whose protein sequence is MLIYILRRLALMVFVLWGVTLAAFLISHALPADPAAAALGNNAREEQLQAFRERNGLDRPLAVQYGLYLSGLLRGDLGTSLRTQNSITADLRQFFPATLELTLGAVLFALVIGLPLGIVAALYHGRLPDLLARLFALLGGATPVYWLAILALNLFHERLGWLPGPGRLDAYTLAPPVHTGLVTVDALLAGDREALVDALRHLILPGLVLGAFSAALLTRMTRSALLEVLSQDYIRTARAKGLRPGRVIWRHALRNAALPVLTVLGGLFGSLLTGAVLTETIFSWPGIGGYATTSAISLDFPAVVGVTLVAGLAYSVVNLLVDLAYAAFDPRISFS
- a CDS encoding ABC transporter substrate-binding protein; this encodes MKDAATAALTWSARTLTLALALGLTAAGAQSGRQSTLVIGGDFSDLITLDPGVSYEFSGSLITGNLYDTLVAYEGNDLQTLRPRLASSWKVTPTATGSRITFTLRNAKFSTGRPVTAADVVYSLNRVIALKTSSSFLLTDVANLKVGSVTAPNARTVVMDLPKTANPNIVLALLTFNVGGVVDSAEAKAHEQNGDYGSGWLKDHSAGSGPFTLNRWDRSAQVALDANPQAFRRSASIQRVILRYMLESSAQQSALNSGEIDVAWDYTPDAFKAAQNNPKLKTLKSGTFQLAYLGMNSAKGSPFEDPRVREAVRYAIDQDGIIKNLLQGLGRKTQTIIPIGLAGSNPATPYPYDPAKARALLKAAGKPNGFTVDFLVSTGACSGGVPCQDLAAKIQSDLAKVGIKANIRQLVNAELLTAYRAQKAPLIQVGWSPDYPDPDGNGTPLSDYNAKSLAWRNSWNNPQASKLAQAAAVETNQTKRAALYKQLTELMVKEGPYAILYQPYKPVVLSTNVMGFNRNANGDVQFEKVSKK